One stretch of Equus przewalskii isolate Varuska chromosome 9, EquPr2, whole genome shotgun sequence DNA includes these proteins:
- the LOC103547905 gene encoding vomeronasal type-1 receptor 4-like: MIGVVFLSQTIFGIWGNCSLHYRYIFFYFTGCRARSTGLILKHLTVANSLVIAFRGVPQTVEAFGLKIFLSDFGCKLVFYVLRLGRGVSLGTTCLLSVFQAITISPWNSRLAELKVQVLRCTGPCITVFWILYMLVNIIFPLYVAGKWNNKTITKKKDLGFCSGMWNDTITQSLLAAVLTAPDVVCLGLMIWASIYMVFTLYGHKQRVQHIHRNGISRRSPSVTRATQSILVLVSTFVSFYTLSSIFSIDLALSDHPSWWQLNITAMFALCFPSVSPFLLSHESKGLRIFSASCRRNA; encoded by the coding sequence ATGATAGGAGTCGTGTTCTTATCACAGACTATATTTGGGATTTGGGGGAATTGCTCTCTTCATTAtcgttatattttcttttacttcactGGATGCAGAGCAAGGTCCACCGGCTTGATTCTCAAGCACCTAACTGTAGCCAACTCCTTAGTCATTGCCTTTAGAGGAGTCCCCCAGACAGTGGAAGCTTTTGGGTTGAAGATTTTCCTCAGTGATTTTGGATGCAAACTTGTTTTTTATGTTCTCAGACTGGGCAGAGGTGTGTCCCTTGGCACCACTTGCCTCTTGAGTGTCTTCCAGGCCATCACCATCAGTCCTTGGAACTCCAGGTTGGCAGAACTTAAAGTACAAGTTCTCAGGTGCACTGGTCCCTGCATTACCGTGTTCTGGATCCTGTACATGCTGGTAAAtatcatttttcccctttatgtGGCGGGTAAGTGGAATAACAAGaccatcacaaagaaaaaagatttgggaTTCTGCTCTGGGATGTGGAATGACACGATCACGCAATCACTCCTTGCAGCAGTTTTAACCGCTCCTGATGTTGTGTGTTTGGGGCTCATGATCTGGGCCAGCATCTACATGGTTTTCACCCTGTACGGACATAAGCAGCGAGTCCAACACATTCACAGGAACGGCATCTCCCGCAGATCCCCCTCTGTGACTAGAGCCACCCAAAGCATCCTTGTTCTGGTGAGCACCTTTGTATCTTTTTACACCCTCTCCTCCATCTTTTCAATTGACTTGGCTCTTTCTGATCATCCTAGCTGGTGGCAGCTAAACATCACTGCTATGTTCGCCTTATGTTTCCCATCAGTCAGCCCCTTTCTTTTGAGTCATGAGTCCAAAGGACTCAGGATCTTCTCTGCCTCCTGCAGAAGGAATGCCTAA